The genome window tctcccctgcaccccacccacaTGAGGTAACCGAGGACCAGGCAGCCTTGTCTCAGCCGGCTGCCTCACAAGCAGGGGTGCTGGGGTGGCAGCGGGGGGCAGGGTAGGGTGTGTGTGCTGATGTGTTGGCAGAGCTTCCGGGGCACACACCCAGCTGCCCCAGGGGCGCCAAAAAGGCAAACTTCATCCGGAGGCTGGCAAGACACTTCCCAGCGGGCTCGGCACGGGACCCTCCTCTCGCAGTCAGGCCAGGGAAACACGCTCAGAGGCCGTGGCGTTGTAATAAAGACACTGCTTTTATTTAGTTTGATATGTTTCTATACAGAATGCAGAAAACACATCTTAAAATCAtacagaaggaaataaaaacacatcaGTGGTTGGTGAACACTTGAATGTGAGATTGGCTCTCCGTCTCACAGAGTCCAACAGCCATCGCCAGCCCAGCACTCAGGGGAGGAGGCTGCCTGCAAAGGCATTGTTGCTCTTGTTATTCTGTTCACTGCCCCTTCGCCTCCGGTTGCTATGGCAACAGGCCATTCTGGGCCAGCCACGTCTCTGTGTGGCAGTGCCCGGTGGTGGGGTTGCTAGAGGCAACGGAGCTATTTGGAAGGCCTTTCAAAGCCCTCACCTGAAACAGTGGgaactatttattttttgacaaggtCATCAGAAATCTCACCAGGTCAGATTCCGCTCGCGCTCCTGACTCTGGGGCGTCAGGGAAACTCCGGCTGGGACCAGGGCTTGGAGGCTTGAGGCCTGACAGTCACCGACTATCTGCTGAGCCCCAGGCACAGGCTCCCCACAGGGGCGCCGCTGGTTCCAGAGCACCCTGCTAGGGtatgggcaggggagaggggctgagccCTGTGGGAGAAGAGTGAGGGGAAACGCCCTCCAGAGAACAGCAGAAtggagacccctcccctcctggccaGCCCTCCCCTCCTGAGGCAGCACACACAAATCCTCTGCAAAACAGTCGATATGGCTTAGAAAGTAGCTGCTCCGTGTGCAAAGGGAGCCTGGGTCCACCCACCCATCCTAGATCAGGAAAGGGAAACATTATTGCGAAAGGCATTCCTCCCTAAAAGGGACCCGAAATAACTCAGACACCAAGAAAAGTCATGCTCAGAATGGTTTCTTCCAAAGGAGGAGAATCGAGCAGAGTGGGCGCCCCTGAGTCATGGGACAGAGATGCAGATGGACGGACGGATGTTCTGctaaaaaaggcaaaagaagcCCAGTGTAATTCCAGAATTTAAACTGTTAGGAAAAGGTGGGGGGAAAATCAAAACGAGCAAAGCCGTCAGTTCCATGGAGTCAACACTAAGAGCTTGTACAAACTGCTGTAAGCATCAccgtttttaatctattttttaataaaacaatttgAGGCTGTATAAAAACTTTAGTAAAAAATTAGCTTTGAGAGCCCACAGATTGTTTACTATGAACTATTGCTGGCACTCCTCCCCAGCCAACCAGGCCTTTTCCAGTCGTTCAGGCCCAAGGCCTGGGACGGGAGCGCCAGAGAAGAGGGATGGGGTGGATCGGGGCAGGGCTGTGGACTGTTGGGACAAAGTGGCCAAGGTCAAGTGAGGAAAGAGCATCACATGACATAAAAATATTGCATCTTCACCAAAATGTCCCCCACTGAGTGTTTCAAAAACCGTGATAATCCTTTTAGGAggggtggggaaaaaaaaaataaaaggtgaaaGGAAACAGGTCGATGTGGTCGAGTCCCTCAACCTCCCCAGGCGCCCCCACGAGCAGCTGGCCCACCTTGGAGCACCCGGGGTGGGGGCCACGGCCACCACTGCCTCTTGGAGTCCCTTTCCCATGGAAATGAAGACCCCTTGGTGGTGGGCCACTAGCATgcatggggtggaggtggggatgtCCACGGCCCGAGAGGCCCCTCCAGCTTCCAACTCCTGCCAACAGCAGGAGAGCAAACCCAGCACCAGGACCCTGGCccctgagccagggccaggaggcccCCGATCGGGCTCTGGGATATCAGAGCAACCAAGTTGACATAGTGTGAAAAAATAGGATTCCTTTGATAAAAAATACTGTCCCTTGGTCTTCTCTTAAGTTTGAAACACCCTGGGAGCTTATTTTTAGCAAAGCAATTCCCCATACCCACCCAAAAATTATACATACAAGTTTAGGTAAACAGCAGATTAAATGTAAAAACTTAACCTTAACTTCTGAAAGTCCTTTGAATTTAATCTTTAGCTACTGTTTTCCATGTTACATCCTGCAGCTAGACACACGTGAATAGAAAAAACAGTACAGTTAGTGTTAAAGGCAAAACGCAGAGAGCCGGGGGGCTGCCCAGCACTGCCTGCGAGTTCACCCACGgctcctcgctccctccctctacctctacTCCAAATGGTGCTTCCAGAGCCAGCCATCAAAACGCAGCGAAGGATTTTCtatgaacaaacaaaaagctgttaggcaaaaaataaaaataaaaaaagtccccAAAGTCTCTCCAGCTGCTTTGGGGTTTGGGAGGACCAGAGAGGGCGGGCTTGTCCAGGCCCCGTGTGCCAGTGTGTGCTAGGTCTGGTGTCAGCGCCCAGTGGGCGATGGTCTGCGGGCCACCGGGCTCCACAGACAACACTGTGttgtccccaggcccctgccctacCCTGCCTCCACCCAGGCGCTTGTGGGTTAAGGGGGAACATAAGGAGGGGGTGACCGGTAAGGGGTCATGTTCTTGGGACGGGAGCCCTTGCCCTCCATCGGGGCTGTGAAGGGTGGGGGGGGCTGGTAGGGAGGCGCGTTGGGATCCTCATCCCGAAGGGGCGTGTACTCCCCCACAGTGTCCTGGTTCAGAGGCGTGGTCTCGGGCACGCTCTGGCTGGGATACTCTGGGGGGGGAAGGGGAGCCTTCTCCTCCTGCAGGATCAGCGGCATGCTGGAGGAGGGCGGGGGCTTGGAGTCGTCCAGCTCGTCTGCAAAGATGATGGGCACCCCCTTCTTGATGAAGGTGGCCTGGTCCTCCAGGGTGAGCTTGCCCTTCCGCTTCTTGCGGTAGCAGATCATGGCAATGATGCCAGCAATGAGCAGGATGGCCGCCACCACCACAGCCGGAATGACTGTGTGTAGGTAGACGTCATCCTCACTGCTCTTCTCGGGGTCCCTGTCTGGCACCTCCGTGGGTGGTGTCACCGAGGACGGGATCCCAGGCGGTGCCACGGGGATAAACTGCAAGTGCCGACAACTGCCAGAGCCCGTTATGGCGATGCTCGTGGCCTTAAAGTCAGGCTCCAGGGCATTGGTGAAGGCTGGCCGAGGCTGCCCGTTGTCCTCGGCGATCCTGCGGCTCAGCCCCGTGATCTGCTCCTTGGGGCAGGGCTCCAGCGGCAGTGTGTTGTTGGTCCACTCCACCACAATGGAGCCGCGGGTGATGTTCTGCAGGGTGACAGTGCTGCAATTGCGATCCCCAAAGGCAAAGGCCAGCTTCTTCACCAGGGCAATCTTCTTGTGGATGTCATTCACCACTGGCGCTGGGTCACCCACGAACTTGGCTTTGAAACGAGCAGGAGCTTTGTCCCCTTGAGGGCGCTTGTGGACATGGATCTCAAAGGCATCCACGGCGGACAGGCCTCCCTTGTCTGTGGCATGCATGAAATACTCGTGTTTGCCCACGTGGCTGCTGTCGGGCAGGCCATACATGAGCTGGCTGTTGCTGTTGAACTGCACCCAGGACTTCTCGCCCACCAGCTGCTGCTCTCGCAGCTTCAGGGTCAGCTTGAGCTTGTCGGTGGTGGTATCCTCCTTGTCGTAGAAGGTATCGGATGGGATCTTCACCTCAAAGTAGGTGCCGACCCAGGCGTCCACCCTGTCGATGTGGTTCTTGAGCTCTGGGCGCTGGTTGGGTTCTCCCCCGCGGGGCACCCCGCTGGTGGTGGTGCGGATACGAGTAGGTGGGGAGGCCGTCTCCAGCCTGGTGATGGGAGCTTTAGTGGTGacccgcggcaccggcctgggtGTCCGTGGCTTCTTGGTTGGCCTGCGAGTCGTGGTGGCTGAGGAGTCCGTTGAAGGCGTTGCTGGTTTTGGTGTGGACACTCGTGGCTTTTTGGTTGTAGTTGTGGGAGGGGTGGCAACTGCTGTAGGCTCCACGTAGCCAGGAATGGTCACCGTTGCACGAATCTGGCCAGAAACTACGGTGCCAGCGTCTGACACCCGAGTGGGCTGGATGGGGCCTAGGGTTGGGGTCTGAATAATGGCACCTCGAGTCCGAGTGGTGACCGTGGGCTTCCCAGGAACAGGATCCCTGACTGGAGGAGCCATCGTCTCTGTGGGAGGAGCAATGGCTGGAGAAGTGGGGGTAGGCACGATCCTGGACGGCGGCTCCTGGATGGCCGTGGTTGGGGGCCCAATGGCAGTGACAGGTGTGGGTGTGGCATGGATCTGCCTTCGGATACGCTTGGGGAGAGGTGGCTTCTTGTTGGCAATGTGCCAACCCACCACAGGGTAGCCAAGCTGGGCAGACATAGTGCCCTCCCTGGCAGGGGCCTCCACGCCGCGAATGTCAGGCACACTGTTCTGGTTCAGGGAGCAGCCCAGCTTCCAGGAGAGCAGGGCCCCGTTCTCTACCACCTTTTTGGCGTTTCCGGGGCCGGCCATGAAGGCAGACATATCAAACAGTCTGTTATTCACCACCGGCACCAACTTCATGTTGTGGAGCTCCACCTCCGAGAAGCTCTGCATCCTGTGCAGGAGGTCGATCCTCTGCTTCGGAGTCATCTTGGTGAGATCGGCATCCAGAATCACGGTCAAGACGGTCACCGGCTCCTCGGCAGCACAGGCAGACGCCGCCGCCTCGCCCAGGTCTGGAGAGGCCGCCCGCACAGACTGCGGCTCACTGTGGTCTTCGGGGTAGACCTCGATGGAGAACACACTGGAGGTCTGAGGGATGTGGCTTCCGTTGGCATCCAGCTGTGCAGCGCTCACTGAGATGTAATGCACACCCTTGTCCGTGTCCAGCGGAAGGCCCTCCAGGGTGTGGCTCTGTGGATCCCAATGTAGCCACGATGGCAAAACCTCCTTCCCCGCCGTGGATACCTACAAGAGACACAAACGTGAGCTGCAAGGGCTGCCACCGCTGTGTAACAATCGCAACAGCAAAGCCCTGGCCCGGCCTGTTCTGTGTCAAAGGCCTGAAAGACACTTTGGAATTCCTACTGGGGAAGCCTCTCCCCGAGAGGGCACAACCAACCTCATTTACCTGTCGGGAAaagcctggggctgctgggtgggCTAGCCTGGAGGGCAGATAATTCACCCCAGGCCACACAGTAGGGAGACAGCAGCACTGGCACTCAGACACGCTTCATCCCACAGAGCGGGTGTCGTGCAACACGAGAATGCTATGGCTGCCGATACCAGTGGTGCACCCTGCCGCCCACCTGCAGAACCAAGTCAGtgtctccccagctcccagcactcCCGCCGTCAGCAGACACCACACCTCTGCTCAGGACACAGCCTGGACCAGAACACCTTCTTGTCCAGCAGTGGAAATGCACACGGGACTGGGTACAACAGGGGAAGGCTCCACATCCCAAACTTGACTCACTCTACAACCACCAGCTTACATTCACGTGCAGGGAAGCACACTTGTGCAGCAAACCCGGTCAGTCTTATCTAATGTCTTACTTAACCCTCTCAAACCTCAAGAAGCACTTGCCTGGGGAGGGGTGTCGGGAATCAGCTGTCCAGCAACAGTGTTCAACAGAGGAACCCCAAGGCGCTCAGGTTCCTCCAGGTCAGTGCCTTCAGTCAGTCAAGCACGGGCCATGTGCAGACTGCTTCCGATTTTGCAGCCAAAGCACCTTCCTGACTTCtcccgggggggaggggggagtcctTGTCCACAGGGATGTAACTGGTAATATTCAGACCAGCAAAGGGAATGCCACCACAGAAACTCCCTCTAACAGCTAACAAGCAGGAAGGAAGGCACGCCTCTTGTCCACGCCTCATCTGTGGCTCCTCTTACCTCTGGGCAACACTCGTTACCAATGCAAGAAATGTGGCACCCTCTCTAGTCTGCATGGAGGTGCTCACGAGTTCCACTGTTCTGAGTCCAAACAGTGGCCAACAGATGGCACACCTCACCGCCAGGGATCGATCCAAACCTCCCCCGCAGGGACTGCCCCGCAGAGCCCTGCTTGCCAGCAGACGGTCCTGCAGCAGGACACTAAGTCCATGCCTGGTGGGCTCCTCAGCGGCTGACTCCTTGGCTTTCACCTGCCAAAAGCCAGGTACCCTGAGTTAATGGGGAGGAGGCCCTTGGCTCGCACATGATATTCCTCGCCAGGATGCAGGTATCCAGGCAGCAAACTAGGTATTTCACCCCCCTTAAAATGGATTTAAACAGGTTTGCTACATCCAGGAAAAACCCACAAGGGGACAacttagatattttttttttttggacaggcagagtggacagtgagagagagagacagagagaaaggtcttccttttgccgttggttcaccctccaatggccgccgcggctggcgcgctgcagccggtgcaccgcgccgatccgatggcaggagccaggtgcttctcctggtctcccatggggtgcagggcccaagcacttgggccatcctccactgcactccctggccacagcagagagctggcctggaagaggggcaactgggacagaatctggcacctcaaccaggactagaactcggtgtgctggcgccattggtggaagattagcctatcgagccgcagcgccggcctaaaaatcaatcttaattaagaatgagatggaagaggaagtaggaggtgggatggtttggagaTGGGAGAGCGGGTATGGGGgaaacagctataatccaaaagttatactttcaaactttatatttattaaataaaggcttttttaaacttttatttaataaatataattttccaaagtacagtttatggattacaatggctttttcctccccacaacttccctcccacctgcaaccctcccatctcctgctccctctcccattccattcacatcaaggttactttttattttttattttttggacaggcagagtggacagtgagagagagagacagagagaaaggtcttcctttgccgttggttcaccccccagtggccactgcggccggcgcactgcactgatccgaagccaggagccaggacacaagcacttgagccatcctccactgcactcccgggccacagcagagagctggactggaagaggaacaaccgggacagaatccggcgccccgaccgggactagaaccccgggtgctggcgctgcaggcggaggatttcaattatctttatatacagacaatcaatttagtatatattaagtaaagatttcaacagtctgcacccacacagaaacacaaagtgtaaagtactgtttgagtactagttataacattaaatcacattgtacaacacattaaggacagagatcctacatgaggagtaagtgcacagtgactcctgttgttgacttaacaaattgacactcttgtttatggcatcattaatcacccgaggttcttgtcatgagttgccaaggctatggaagccttgagttcgctgactccaatcttatttagacaaggtcatagtcaaagtggaagttcactcctcccttcagagaaaggtacctccttctttgatggcctcactcacagagatctttcatttagttgtgtgtgttgtttgtttgtttttcttttttttctttcttttttttttttttttttgccagagtgtcttgtctttccatgcctaaaatactctcatgggctcttcagccagatccaaatgccttgagggctgattctgaggccagagtactgtttaggacatctgccattctatgagtctgctgtgtatctcgcatcccatgttggatcgttctctcctttttaattctatcagatagtattagcagacactagtcttgtttatgtgacctcttttactcttagacctatcataatcaattgtgaactgaaactgatcactttgactttgactagtgagatggcattggtacatgccaccttgatgggattgaattggaatcccctggcacatttctaactctaccgtttggagcaagtcagattgagcatgtcccaaattgtacctctcctccctctcttattcccactcttctatttaacagagatcccttttcagttaaatttaaacacctaagaataactgtgtgttaactAGAgttctataatccaaaagttgcactttcaaaatttatatttattaaataaaagctttctattaaaaaaaaaaaaagatgtattcatttgaaagtcagagttacacaagagagagaagtagaggcagagggagaggtattccatccaccagttcactccccagatggccacaatggccggagctgcgttgatccgaagccaggagccaggagcttcctctgggtctccctagttggtgcagggcccaaggactctggccatcttctactgctttcccaggccacagcagagagttatgtggagcagccaggactcaaactggcacccatgtatatgggatgctggagccgcaggcagcggctttacccattacaccacagcaccagccccaagacaacagtattgtggtgtagtgagttaagctgctgcctgtcaaTGTCGCATATGAacccaggttcaagtccaagtcccagctgttccacttctgatccagctctatgctaacgtgcctgggaaagcaccggaagatggttcaaggccttgggccccttccacccatctggaagacacagatggagttcctggctcttggcttcagcctggccctgccccaatggttgtagccacttggggagtgaatcagcagacagatctgtctctccctctctctttctgtgactctgactttcaaataaattaatttaaaaaaactctaaATAAATTTTCCTAAAACCTTTTCTAGCTATAAAAATCATtcttatttcaaatgttttagcCAAAAACTTatgcttaaaaatgttttccattgATTTATGCTGAATATGAAAACTGTCATATCCACAAGTAAACACATAAAGCAAAAGCTGAACGCTCTTATTTCTGCGAAAAACAGGCAGCAAAGAGGTGGCGCCCAAATGAAGTGTTCATGGAACTACGCGATGTTTTACAGCAGTGGGGTCCAAGCAAGGGTCCTGAGGGAGCGGCGTAGGTGAGCTGAGGCATGCACCCAGGTTCTCAGCCACCCACGGCTGTCTCCCAGCCCCATGCCGTCCCACTGCGATGGAGCTCACGCGACAGAGGGGGCCTGCAATGTGCTCTGGGTAGACAGCCAAGGAGAAACCACTGCAGAGAAGACTAAACAGGACCAGAAGAGACCAGGAGGGGCTCCCCAGGGGCTATCAACTGGCTGGCCACACCTACGGGACCTTCCTGAATGGTCAGGCGGCTGGGCCTGTGCCCCACCCTGTGCACTCCATCAGCACAGAGAGGTGAGTAGCCAGTGCTTCTTCGCCAAGTCTCTCCAGCAACACAAGGGCACTTTCTAACCCAGAAAACAGGGAAGGGCCCCACCCCCTCAAACCTTCCAGTCTGGCTCACTGCCTATTCTGCTGAGCCCAGCAGCCAAGTTCTGCCGTCACATTTCCTACAGAACAAATGCAGGCCACCAGACTGGGAAGCCACACACAGTATGACATGCTAGTATCGTGTAGTGCAGAACACAAACATCAAAGGAAACCCCAGGCTTCACCAAACCAAGTTATGATGCTCAACTTCAAATTAGGAGATGGGAGATGAGAACTGGTAGTTTTATTTTGATCAATGAGAATAAATTCTTTCACTGTTGTCCACTCAGAGATTTACAAACTTTTAGGGCAAGCAAGGACAGAAAAGGAGCGAAGCCTCTGCTGAACCTGTACACCtgctttctcctgctttcccctcTGCAGCCTTGGGGTCCCCGTGCACCATCAAACCTGGATGTACAGACCTAGAGCTTGCAGTGCTCCCAGAGTACAGATCCTCCTCGGAAAAGAAGGAAAGTGCAAACCTGAACTTCCTGTCCCCTGCACCTCTGGGTATCCTTGTACCAGGGACACTGGGCCCACGTACGCAGCGATCAGAGTGGCCTCAGGAAGCGAAACAAAGCTAACGTCCACCTGGAGCCTGGCCAAGTCACAGACGAGCTGGCACCTCTGCATTTTCAAGGCCATCTAGGGAAGGTCTCTGTCCCAGGAAATCTGAATGCGTCTGATGGGCTGtcagctcctctccctgcctcccaaggCTCACAGCAGAGGTGCTTGAGGACTAAACATCTGTTATAGCTGACCAAACAGGCCTCTCTCAGCCCACAGGCACTCTGGGGTACTCCCCCAGCTTTCAGAACTTACAAGCTCTTCCTCCCACAGCCCAAGGATGCGCGGAATATGAAAGTTCCTTCGGACAGATGCAGCCCCTTCAGGACGGGACTCctccatgacaagagcctcggctcgcactcagtcccagctctgtgcaAACTGAGCCTTGACAACCTCAGCCCTAGTGTCTGCAAGTGTAAACCGGGCAAGTGCAGGCTtacagcaccaggcccaggctGCAACTCTGGTTCCCACCTGTTCCTGTGGGCTGTGAGAAGACCTGGACAGCAACGTGAGGACTCCTGCACCAAGTCCAGGCTCTTTCCCAAACAGCTTCGGACCCAATGCACAGTGAGGGCCTTTTCTCCGTGCACACCCCGGAGCACATGGGAATTAGGGATGCTTCAGACAACAGGAAGACAGGCTCCTGCGGGGGAGtaaggctgaggctggggagcCCTTAAGGAGTTGCCTGCCAGCCAAGAGTCACAGGGCGATTAGATGGTCTGC of Oryctolagus cuniculus chromosome 10, mOryCun1.1, whole genome shotgun sequence contains these proteins:
- the DAG1 gene encoding dystroglycan 1 isoform X1, whose product is MRMSVGLSLLLPLWGRTFLLLLCVAVAQSHWPSEPSEAVRDWENQLEASMHSVLSDLHEALPTVVGIPDGTAVVGRSFRVTIPTDLIGSSGEVIKVSTAGKEVLPSWLHWDPQSHTLEGLPLDTDKGVHYISVSAAQLDANGSHIPQTSSVFSIEVYPEDHSEPQSVRAASPDLGEAAASACAAEEPVTVLTVILDADLTKMTPKQRIDLLHRMQSFSEVELHNMKLVPVVNNRLFDMSAFMAGPGNAKKVVENGALLSWKLGCSLNQNSVPDIRGVEAPAREGTMSAQLGYPVVGWHIANKKPPLPKRIRRQIHATPTPVTAIGPPTTAIQEPPSRIVPTPTSPAIAPPTETMAPPVRDPVPGKPTVTTRTRGAIIQTPTLGPIQPTRVSDAGTVVSGQIRATVTIPGYVEPTAVATPPTTTTKKPRVSTPKPATPSTDSSATTTRRPTKKPRTPRPVPRVTTKAPITRLETASPPTRIRTTTSGVPRGGEPNQRPELKNHIDRVDAWVGTYFEVKIPSDTFYDKEDTTTDKLKLTLKLREQQLVGEKSWVQFNSNSQLMYGLPDSSHVGKHEYFMHATDKGGLSAVDAFEIHVHKRPQGDKAPARFKAKFVGDPAPVVNDIHKKIALVKKLAFAFGDRNCSTVTLQNITRGSIVVEWTNNTLPLEPCPKEQITGLSRRIAEDNGQPRPAFTNALEPDFKATSIAITGSGSCRHLQFIPVAPPGIPSSVTPPTEVPDRDPEKSSEDDVYLHTVIPAVVVAAILLIAGIIAMICYRKKRKGKLTLEDQATFIKKGVPIIFADELDDSKPPPSSSMPLILQEEKAPLPPPEYPSQSVPETTPLNQDTVGEYTPLRDEDPNAPPYQPPPPFTAPMEGKGSRPKNMTPYRSPPPYVPP